The nucleotide window ctccacctcttCGTCTTCTCCCTATCAAACGTGGGTCCACACGTCATAGAAACCATAGGCATATATGTTAGCAACCCAGCCACTGCAGAAACCGTGGTTAAGAGGACCGAGCTTATCCTGGCGAATGGCAACTCCCCTGGGGACCACTCCTCCCTTCGGGCCTTTTCTAACATTAAGGTGGcaataaaaattgaagagaaTAAACAGGCCAGTGAATATGCAAATGAAAACTCGTGCATCCAGGAGCTGCTCATAGACAATGTGCTGTACGCCTTTGAGTACCGACTGTGGAGGGACTATGCGGGGTGCACTCAGCACGCCAGCGAGGACGCGCTCAGAACCCCCGCAAGGATGCCACCAGCGCGCCAGTAGAGCCTCGTGGGAAAGCGCAAAAGAGGGGGCTTCCCAACTGCACCGGGGAAGTGACGCGTTGCCGCGTTGCCGCTGATTTGATGAATCTGCCTCTAtgactccttttttggggagcGGCCAAATGGATCCTCGCCgtcgccccccccccgccaAGATAAACAAGCTTACCCTCTCTACCCcccctaatttttttaccctaaATCAAAAGCATGCAAAACCGAACCAACTGGGGATACCCCCCCACCAGATGCAAAGGCCACTTGtgaggagttaaaaaaattaggagTCCATCCCGGGACAACCCCCCTACCTCCCACGCTTTAACATAACTGTGCAATCCCacaaggaggggaaaaaaaaaaaatgaagaagtggaGATGTGACTCTCCCCCCTTGCGTAACTTCCCCATGTCAGGTGTCAACTTAACGCCAAAGGAGTGGGTCCCCTGGAGCCGTTGCCAAACAGACCGCTACACATTGGTGGCTTCTCTTCACCTCGCCCACCCGTAAAGGCAAAAAACGAGTAGTCCATTTTGTTCCCGCACAGGGTAACGGCGCAGCAGTGAGCCGCGAGTTCGTGTCTACTCCACGTTGCAAACGCACACAACAGGAGAGTGACATGTGGAGAGTGACAaatcgggaaaaaaaaaaaaaaaaaaaaaaaaaaaaacaatgaaagaaaagaaaaggaaactcATCATGTCCACTTTCGGATAACTCGACCCTCCTCACACagaattttttctctcaccAATCGCAGGGGAGCAACCCGTTTGATGACTCCCCACTTCGCCCGCTACAACGAAGCGCACTAGCCGCCCTGGCTCAGGAAGTGCAGGTCCAGGTCCTTTGACAGGTCGACGCAGAAGGCACCATCGGCATGCGCAGAGACTTCCACACCGTCATATGCAGAGTTGCTCTCCTTGCCGCTCACCGCGCCATCCGCGCTGTTACTCAGAAGAGGCCTCCCATTCCCCACGTGGAAGTTATAAAAGCAGGAACTGTCCAGACGGTCGTACGCGGGGAAGTTCCTCTCCTCCAAGAAGCTCCTCACAACGTCGTCTTCGATCCCCTTCTCGTAGTCATAGTTGAGGAAGGCCGCCGTCAACGCGTGGCTCGGGTGGTTCGGATGACTTCCGTGGTTCGGATGATTTCCGTAGCTCGGGTGGCTTGCTTGACTCCTCCCCCTGCCAGACATGTTCTCCTTTTCCGCGTCGCTCCCCAAGAAGCTCATTGCGCCTCCGCTCCAGGTGTCCAGTAGCCCGTTGGGGCACTCCCCTACTGAACCATCCCCCATGTGTGCCCTGGAGAGCGACTCGTGGCTGACTTGGTCCCACTTCTGGCCGCCCCACTTCTGCCCGCTCCACTTCGGGCCGCCCCACTTCTGCCCGTCTAGCAAgttggcctcccccccccaagcGCAGCTCCGCTCCACCCCTTCACAAAGCTGACGCTTCGGGGGAATCTTCCCCACAGTTAAGTCACCACCGTAATCGCTCTTCCCAAAATgggtctccccttttttcgcaaCGTCGCTCTCCTTCCTGTGCACCGTCCTATGGTTGCTCGCTTGGCTCCCCATAATCGCCCCCTCCGTGCTGCCTATCAGGATGGCCC belongs to Plasmodium vivax chromosome 6, whole genome shotgun sequence and includes:
- a CDS encoding hypothetical protein, conserved (encoded by transcript PVX_001825A); translated protein: MNVSIENIQGSETRRYYLTRANSFVNDDGLKCSILSAVHCSEQKVLLHLFVFSLSNVGPHVIETIGIYVSNPATAETVVKRTELILANGNSPGDHSSLRAFSNIKVAIKIEENKQASEYANENSCIQELLIDNVLYAFEYRLWRDYAGCTQHASEDALRTPARMPPARQ